AGGGACAATCGAAATCCACAACATATCaatttggcttttaaaaaaaaaatattactactTTTATAGTGTTCAGGATTAACCTTGCAattttggagataaattataaatatttgagtttgaatttaagttggacttgtttaaataaataaaaaaaactactcgATTTCCTGTGAAAAGGAATTATACTTCTTCTCAATATTCCAACCTTGTACTATACTTTATTTTGGAAGATTATAAATATTAACGTTGGTTTAGTAACGTATCCTTTGCAGAGAAGAAATTGGAGTTGAAAACAAATTGACTAAGTCAAAGCCAATTAAATTGGAATTGAAATGCCTAGCTAAAAACTTCAACTATTCCAAGTGGTTAACGTATCCTTTGTTTAAGAGTTTTAGGGGAAGGAGATGTTATTAATGTGTGAGAAGAGGAgagatttttttcattttttggtgttAAAGAGGTATCATGTATTTGGTcggaaaaattagatttatctttaaatcaaatttaaaaaatagaaaaaaaaaatgttgatatggAAAATTGTGGAACAAGCAAagcttcggttatatatatatatatatatatatatatagagagagagagagagagagagagagagagagagagagagagagagagagataatatggAGCACAGCATCAAATatcttttgttaaaaaaaatggtcaacataacattcaattaattaatgatTTTATGGAGCACATCATCAAATATCTTTTGCATATATGAGCTACATAGACACCCAACCAAGCTCTACAATACAGAAGACCTGTTcttgataagattttttttttttttttctcgtgtTGTGAAGATTACAAATAACCATGTACGTAcgtttcttatatttcttatagcaatgttgaaaaaaaaaagggaaaaaaaagaaagacactgTTAAATGCATAGTAAGATGCCAACCATGCGTTCAAGGTTTATCTATTGTTAGGAGCGGCATGGACTTTCAGCAATTAAAAAGAGGGGGAGGAATGTGCTCGAGTAATATAGCACGAGAATGAGAGAGTTTGAATCCAGATTATTTTTTTCCACGTTTTGCTTTTTgcgttttgctttgttttttttggtcttCGTTTCTGTTGCGGGGGACAAAAATGCTCAACCATCCGAGCAGAGCAATGTAGGGGAACTCGAGGTAGGAAGTTGGGCCGGAACTAGAGGACTCTGTGAGACCCCATTTCCTGTCTACCTCTCTGAATCCTTAGTTTTCGGAGCAGTAGAGACTCACGCTTTAGCCGCTTCATCTGAAGGAGGGCTTACAGAAGTCACAGCACCTGAAAGTGACAATAGGCAAATCAACATAAATGCAAGAAAAAGAGGAAACTGTACATCAAGCCCTGTATAGCGGGACAGAGAAAAGAAAGGGTACCCCTCCGCCccttattattaataaaatgaccAGACGTACCTGGTTGCGATCAGATGTAGGAGAGAAGCTCGTTTAGGAGCCACTGCATACGTTTACTCTTGAATTGATTCGTGAGACTGTGCAagtactgttcatgtacttttttagtaattttttattaaaaatgggtcttgtaatactattcacacatttaaaaattatttttctatagtgtttttaattttcagttttcagcaataagttctatccaaacggattCTATATTAtaagaaacaacaacaaaaagacaCTTAGGGATTTATAGCCAGAAATCATGAGTTGAAAGAAGCAGACAGCGAGGAGATCGAATTTCGATGCTCAATACCTTTCAACTCAAATTTCTTCTACTTGATGACTACACGATCGAGCAGAGCAACGTGTTCTCTTCTAAGCTGacgaataaaaaagaaagagatcaaCATTGATCATGctcaaaggaaagaaaagaagaacaaagcTATCTCAGAGTAGAAAGGTAGAAGAAGGATTAAAGAAATTAAGTACATTATTCTAAGAAGAAGGCAAAGTGTCAAACACAccgagaaaaaagaaaaaagaaaaaagaaaatcacctGTAGCAGCAGCGAAGTCTGCCCCTTAACAATTTTGCTCTAACCGTGGGCTAACAggtctcttttattttatagagaAGGGTTATCACTAGAACCCTAGAGAGGGAGGTAAAGACAAGGCTTGCAAGTCCTCACTAGTGGGCTTTTCATTTCATAGTGGGTTGgatttaaaacataaaagccCAAAGAAGAGGGGACTAAGTCTTGTCTACAATTAACTCCCAAAACcatgtgatgaaaaaaaaaaaaagttttttggcCCACTATAATTGTAGACTAGATGATATGGGCTACGGTAAAAAGGGTTTTCAAATCAATCTATGCAACTTTTGGAGCAAGGTGCAATACATGGCCTTTTTCATACTTCCCGGTGTCTTGACGATTGGCAACTCATTTGAGAAACCAAGGAAAAGATTCCTTATGGATAGCCTAATTCTGAAATCGTATGGCAGCAATGCACTGAAGAAGGAAATATATTCCTGATCTAGTACAAACCTTATTCCTTGTTAAAAATGATTGCAATGCACTCAAGAAGGAAATATATTCCTGATCTAGTACAAACTTTATTCCTTGTTAAAAAAGAATTCTTAGAAAAGATGTTATCAAAATATTAGTTACTACTCTTAAATTACTTTAAAAGGTCACTGATTATAATACAATCTATTACAATAATATGATTAACCATATGTTTTTATTACCACCACACATCCTTGCATGTTattcactttacaagtataagtgcttgtaagGTGTGAGAGGTAAGAGGTGAGATTAAAATCTCTTAAGAAagaacttcacacacacacacacatacatatatatatatatatatatatatatatatatatatatatatataaacacttgAATTACGCtatctatcttgtatataaaaaataaaattttcttaaaaaaaagtatatgttTCTATTATAGGCTATTTACTATTCATttgattttatagttaaatcaatttttttaaagcaaattaattagtaatatttaaaaCACCATTTAAGTGATTGCTAGTTATTCCTTCTTTCTAAAGTTAAATCCCATTCTAACTTTCACTTGGATGAGATTTTTTGATGCTACTCATATTATTAATTCTTGTGACCACTCTAACTTGCATGTAGAGTTGCCATTGCGATTATGTTCGATATGCATGGAGAttgtagtgatttttttttgcatgttgtTAATTATTGTATCCTAGGAGGTAGATGTCCTGTCCACGAGTCTCAAAGCACCCTTCATAAAATAATGTGAAGATGTGTAGGGAGATTAAACTTTCTAAATATGttagaaatgatgaaataaGTAAAGTAGGGAAATAAAAAAGACACAATTGACATAATCCCACAAATTATGTCAATCTGAAATTTTATTGGAGGGTTTGACTTgtttcaagtattttttttaactggaatttctttttattttaataaaaaaactaccatatcacccactaactaaataaaatgtggagatTAAGGACTTGTTTGGATCACCATGattttgagtgatatcactGAGTCTCCAAAACATGTGGGTCCCACCGAAAAAATCTTGTTTGCTTGGTTTTTGGGTGatgttttcatcactcaaaactcaaaaatttgagtaatggatgatggaaactgaaaacagaattgtggtattttcagtttttgaaaTATAAGTTATGGTGGCAAAATATGAGTTATGTGACCAAACaagaattttggagtttttgagataaagtgaggtttgggttatgagttatgggttttgagtttgagttatgagttatgagtattgagttatgaaaactgagtcATGGCCAAACCAAACGAGCCCTAAAACTCACTACCACTTGCtattgtgtatttaaaacaaaaagagaccTCTAGTTAGAAAAGTAAtggaggtaagccaaaccctTTATAGAAAGGTTGACATGTGCAAAGAACATTaattaatgatattattagcGATAATGTAATATGTGCTTGTTTAACATATTTCTTGAGAAATTCGTAACGAAATATTTTGATCAAATTGGTCAATTTGgcattttatggaaaataatcaGGGGCAACTCTATAACCAACCTAGGGGTTTCAAATGAACCCCTTGGCttggtcccaaaaaaaaaaattatatatttttaatttttggtttttgttttgaccgctaaaataaaattttgaacatctTGACTCTAAATTTGTTTAAACCCAATtgaaataaacttgaaataTGATTATATTAGtactattttcacaatatttttatgatacaAGTTTAGTAACAAGTTGTAATTGGCTTTTTATCTAAACCCATAACtgacattacttttttacatatatttaacTACTTACCATCtagattttattgtgtaaatgtTTTGTGAGTAGCACTACTCTTAAAATtgctcatttgttaaaaaataaataaaccttctTTCTGGACTATGGCTTCCTTTACTGTTGATGGTAGAATGAAACTGTTTTTTTCtgcacttttcttcttcatcaacaaaaaattacaccACTTGTACAACCAATTGATCTGTATTTACATCTATGATTCTTTTCTCgttctctctttccctcttttatattctctttctatctAATCAAGTAATTTGATAAGTGTTCTACAGTTTTTTGAGTCCAAAAAGTCTTTTAGTGCTTGCTCCAATTCCAAGAGTGACCATATGTGTGGTTAAAAATTCACatacttcaaaagaaaaatcttatatatgttactatttttttacttaGTTTAACGTTTACTTCCAGACCTACTCTTAGATGTGTTactattcttctttatcatatatttttatttaattgatattacatatgattataataaattattattaatttgacaaatattatgattagttatttatttaaatttatttgtgcaTTCTATCATTGTTTTCTTACCaatctttaaactattaataatatttctaaacTATTGTACAATATAGTTGTATTGTATACTATGTAGAATACCATATTAGATTATTGTATGTAATATGACAAttgtatatacaaaaaaaaaaaaaaaatcattttagtttttactcTCCACAACAAAATCCTAGCTCAAGACACTATTGACCCTCATAAAATAAATTCTGGAGCCGCCACTGGTAGCATCTAGGATCTTAGTTTGGTAAGCATGTGTGGATGGGAGTGTGTTTTGGGAGAGAGGAgtgtttgatttggtttgggttttgtttttgataaaaaatgtgttaaagTAAAGTCTGATAGGGTGGTGAGTAACGAAATAGTAACGGAATAAAGTACAGGTGGATTAAGTGTCAAAAACGAAAACAAGTGGGTAAGTTAAATTTAATACATATCACAGGTAAATAAAGTAtaattctcccaaaaaaaaaaaaaaaaagaaagtatcaTAGTGATACTTCAAACTAATTAACCAACAATTAACATCCATATTTATAGTCTATATTGGAAAAACGTATAAAAGGTTCTAAAgttcttatttcttcaaaacccgtaaaccaaaacacataaagatCAACACTTTAACTAAGTCGCTGATGCTCTGTACTTACTTGCCTACTTCCATTTTCATTTGGTTTCACAAGGTCTTAGGCCACCTTCCCCAAACTTGGCTTGTCGAGATTCTGTGTCGGCACCACAACCGATCTCTTCGCATCTGGCTCTCATTTGCTGATCTCCTTTGAGGGGATTGTTTAGGTGACATACTCTACTGCACCACTGATTTATGTCCTATATTAGAAACTAGAGTGCCATTGCCATAATCTTCTAATTTAGAAGAGCTGATATTGGAAATATCACTTTCTTCTTCTAATGCTTCTGGAGCATATATCTCTATTAGGATTTGGGGACTTCATTTGTATCTACTTGGATGAAATCTTCCAATGATGAATctgatgaagatgaagacgaTAAAGAAGGCCCTAAATCTTGActtaggctgtgtttgtttcagtgtaaaatatttttcaagtgtacaataatttcaggtgaaaatattttcgggaaaggaaaataatttctagtgtttggttgcattttaaaaattatattagaaaataatttcaagtttttggtaacattttgaaaatgcaaattttctacTAGTTTCTTACATTTTCTCAGCCATTTTCTTAGCAtctaaacaaattttattatagaaaattgcaatatataaactttaaagaaaccaaaatcaaaacaaaaccattTGGTCAAtctgagagagggaggaggaagagagagtgatTGCAAATCAAGGGAAAGGGAGAGgtagattgagagagagagatcggtcATGGGTGGGGCATGGGTGACGAGATTGGTCCAGCGGCAGCAGGCTTCAGGCTGCACTGAGATTGAGATAAAGAGAGTTTGATCTATAGGGCGACGGTGGCTCGATCTCGGCGATGCGATCTGGGGTGCGATCTCGGCAGGATGATCTTGACGGCGCGATCTCGCGGCTCGATCTCGCTGGCGTGAGCGCCGGCACATTTGGGGTTGGGGCAGTAGTCCGATGGCTTGTTTGTGCTTCTAGctcactctctctactctctcttcttgctctctctttctctctctttaggtGTTTAAGTCTGAAAatcatttgaaggtaaaatagaagtgtaaaatattttttggctCAAAGGGCTTATTTTACGGTCAAAGTTTATGATTTTCCGTTTGACTTTATTTTACAGGCCCTACCAAACATGCTGCTGGGTCTGAAATATTTTCCGAACTTCATTTACACCCAAAACAAACGTAGCCTTagttgagagtgagagtgagagtgagggtGAGGTAGATGGAGATGTAGTGAAATGACTAATTTGAAACTATACTATGATTTAGCTTGTTACTATCTAAAATTgaaggttttattttattgcttttgaaattatatgatttgtttgttaCACACTAATTCTAccttttattaaaagaaataaaaaatttgttagaaaaCAAGGCGAAGTATGAAGCAAATGATAACCTCAACAGGTGAGAACAATAGTATCTTTAATTACTAATAGCTGAAAATAGGCTAATTATGGGCTAGCTCTACTCtaatctactctactccccctcctctctctcaatccaaacagaccattattattattattattattataattattattattattaatttatttattttttgtggatGAATTCCATTAGTTGATTTTCTTTATTGGGTTTTACTAAAGTATGaattaagagcatccacagcaatGGAGTTAAATATTTAGCTATATCATactacaaaaagttactttgtttattttacctactcactttacaaaacatccagcagtagtggatctattttagctttcaacacaataaaataatatattcactactataaaataatatatctactataataaacaataatcacAACCACCGCAACCGGTACTGTCGCTGCCACCAACTCTTCCACCGCCGCTGCCACTGCCACCCCCACCACtacaatgatatttttttaccacttcaatTAAATatcccttctttattttttctttattatttttcattctctctttctctctcttcctctttgtctctttctctttctctgaaCCAAGATGAACTAACAAAGTGATCAACTTTTCACTCTTTCTTCTCAACTCAACAAACCCATTGCCACCTAAACCCCCACATCACAACCCAGCCATAGCCACCTCCAAATACCCATTACCCAACGACCATGATCACTGCCAAATACCCACTGCCCAGTAACCATGATCACGACCCATTATCACAAGATCGACTCACTGAGACCCACCAAACTCATAACCTAGCCACCGTGATCACAACCTAAACCCCCACCATTGTTATGAAACCCATcaagaaaaaacccaacaacccaAAATTGCAAACCAATCGGCAACCCACCACCATAACTCGATCAACAAACCACCACAGGCTCTTGCCTTCCTCGCCAGCGTGGGTTTGTGGGTTGTGCCATGGCTTtgtgttctttctttctactctAACCAATCTGCCATGGGTTTATGTTTTGTGGTGGTTGTATGGAATTTGGATCGGCGTTGCTTCGATCTTTCTCTCTACTCTATCTCtgtggttttgtgttttgtgatgTGGGTTTGGTGGATCAGCTTTGCTTCGGTGGCAATGGGCCGATTCGATGTTTTTCTGGTGGTTGGGTGTTTGATTCGGTGGGTTTTATATGGATTTTATAAGCACCACCACCGGCGAGCTTGTCGGCAAAGTAGAGAGGTGATGAGGGATGccacagagagagaaagaaagaaaaagagaaaatattattttaatgagagaagagagagaagtttaataaaatattattattatttttagttacttGCTATAGTGCACAACCATAAATAGTTGTGCACTGTAGTAAGAAGCTAAAAATTTTTAGCTATGGCTCCACTATTGTAACATGCATTTTTGCGTTTTGGTGAAGcaaaaataactatatagctatttagttTCACTACTGCTAATGCTCTAAGgacatatattaataaatcattttagaaaattatttatggaaaaataaaaatgtgactaatttattttttatagttttgtcaatttttcattaaaagttATCTAAAAAGTTTCCTAGACAAGGCAAAGTTTACAAGACTATTAAGGCATATGCGCATGCTCAGATTTTGATGATGACTGATGAattcctttagtttttttttttttttggtgatgaaTTCCATTAGTTGATTTTCCTTATTGGGTTTTATTAAAAGTATGCAATAAGGACACACATAAGTAAACTATTTTAGGAAACtatttatggaaaaataaaaatgtgactaatttttttttttttaaagttttgtcaatttttcataaaacgttacttaaaaagtttcttaaaaaGTTTCCTAGATAGGGAAAAGTTTACAAGACTATTAAAGCATATGTGCATGCTCAGATATTGATGATGACCAATGAATTCCTttagagtgtgtgtgtgtgtgttttttattttattttatttttttttatagaattccATTAGTTGATTTTCCTTATTTGGTTTTACTAAAGTATGCACTAAGGACATACATTTGTAAATCATTTTAGGAAACtatttatggaaaaataaaaatgtgactaatttttttaatagttttttttttagtttttcataaaagtttcctaaaatggatGATTAATATATGTCTTAAGGGCATATATTATCGGGTATCCTTAGGGCAATGattaataaactatattaagaaagttttaataccacttttataaaaaatataaaaattttcaaaaattaattgctttatcattttcctacaaaatgtttttaaaaatagttctaAAAACCAATGCTTTAGGATATctgttaacattttcctatttataattcatattagtaaataatattctatttctcattagtatttcattaatttagatAATGTTCACAAACAAGGGCAGGGTTGATGACCACATTGTTCCTGATCTCCAAAAGCAAACCCATCTATTATCTACTTCACGAAGAGACTAATCTTTGCTATCCAGTTGCTTTGAAGGGGTCATTCTTGAATTTAAcaattcaaaacaaactaaTATTGCTGAAGAAGCCAAAGCACGCTCTATCTCTCGAATCAAGTGATAGAGCATGCTATAAGAGCATAATTTGCATGGATTAGCTCGCCATTATGGGCTTCTCCATGTTATAAGAGCATACTTTCTTAGTCAAAATATACCTGAAGACCATATTTTAATTACATGATCAATGAAGTTATCGAAACAAGACAAAGCTACATGACTATTAAATGAGTTATGATATTAAAGCAGACGCgcatattgattttttattttgtgggtTTTATGGGATTTGAACGCTAGTTTTTTAGTTATGAGTTGATTTTACTTGTTCATATTTCATATTAGTAATGATATTCCATTTCTcattagtattaaatttagacaAATTTACAAACAAAGTGCCATGGTTAATGACCAAATTGTTGATGTACCATCTGTCATCTTCGTGCAAGATGTGCATGCCTAGCCGTCTATTATTAAGGTAATCAAGGAGATGGTCTCAATTCCAGTAATGTTAAGGGCCTGTTCTAGGCATTTTGAGGAATTGTATTTCTTGGAAGCTGATTGGGTATTAGCAAGTGTGATCCCTGATGACATGGATTGGTACATTAATAAGCATAAATTCTGGTCTCATTTGTTTCCAAGTGCATCGCCTTGAATTGAAGAATCATTCATGAGAGTAAGGGAAGACACAGCAATGCTGTGGATACATGAAAATTATTTGGTGGGGGCATCATTTGCTGATCATTAAGATGGATGGagtgagtggttggtaatgtaaaaaataatattaattatgaaATGGCTAGACTTGCGCTTTAGAGTTATGCAGCACAATTTAAACAAATGGCTAGGCTGCCTGCTTTTGCACTATACTGCAGAAGGATTGTGACATTTTGTGCATGCAGCATTACTGATCTAACTGAGGCGTGATGATTTGTATGGTTCTGAACTTCTCATACTTCTGAATCTGTATAAGGGGTCAGTTGAGTTGTTTGGGCTGTTGGGCACCATATACCAATGTGTTGGCAGAGATTACATTGCAGTTGGAAGATGCCAAGGCAGGGTTGTGTGTAATGCATCGTCTAGCCTGTTATGCAGCATGTGAATCTTTCTAGGCTGCTGCATAGGGAATGTGTATTCTATTTGTTGTGTACGTTTAACCTTAACTCtgattttttatgattgataaTTGTATCTCATTGAGTGAAATCACTACCAAAGAGCCAAAATTTTGCAGGTGACGGGCATAATCATGAGCAGTCTGtcccccaaaatttaaaatgtacCCCAAAATATTACTTTTGGCCCTCCTcctccaaaaatattttcaaattaactttattttattgtctTGTGGGGGCATGGAAGCATGATGTAGAATGTGCTAGAATATTGAATAGCACCATACATGTTAATAATGATCTGTGACCGTTGATTGGAGTCTAAAGGTTTAGAGAACTGCCATTtggaaattattaaaattaatttttttgatttgtcaattaataattaaaatggaGTGAAAAATTAAGACCACTAATTTTACATTAACGACAAATTAtcataaatttacaatttaggAAATATCTAGTGTTaatatccaaaattttgaaaatcctcaaatcaaaatttcaaaaaaccaCCATCCATAAAATTGGTATTAGTTTATTGCAACGTGATCTTTAATTGCGCCATCAAATATTAGACTGTAATTTTAATTAAGgtgataaaatttgaaaattcctcaaatttttttttggtttatactTCGGCTCCCTTAAGCTCGAATCCTGGTTCTGTCCCTGGTCTGTCTtatcttttgttaaaattttctcattaaaaaaatgaatgctGCAGAGTTTATAAGCAAAgatgctaaattgataaaatgATGTGGAGTTCACTTCAAGATATTAACAACAACTAAATTCTCTGGGGACAATTCAGATAAGATCTATCTGTATTTTAATAGTATGATCTATGAAGTCAAATATACAGATTAATAGATTACATTACTATTAAGTGGCTTATGTAATTAAAGAAAACATGGATAGATTTCAAATGTCTGTTATGTTAAAAGAACGTTCCTCCACATCAGGTTGGAGGAAAATTCTATCTACTCTTTCATTGCCCAGATGTAAATTTCTATCTAGTCTTTAATTGTCTAGATATGTTGCTTGACAAAAGTACATCCTTTTCTTCAATATAAATGTTGATCTATCAACAATGATGACATATCATTCATCAAAAGTACAGAAACAGTGCTTCAACAATGATGATCTCTCAAAAGTACAGCAACAGTGCTTCAACAATGATGACATATCATTCACGATATACATTTTTGTTAAGGCCTTCGCCAATAGAATATTATTAGAGAGATTTCTACTACCAGAAGTTGAGCCTCTTCGGAAAGTACTTCCTAAATTGCATTCTACTTTTGAATGCTTCTATTGTTGAACGTCATCAGGCATCTCAGAGCTATCTCATAAGAAGAGAATATAGCCCCATTCACCACAAATGCTCTAGCAATTGTAGTTCCTAATCCTCGCCAAAGCATGTGGTATCCTTCATCTTTTACAATCCTGCCAAAGCAATCAACAATGCCAGTGTATTTCTGGGGAGATGAGAGTGATTGAGCCTGTAGTCTGGTCTTTACGACATCTAAGGGGTAGCAGGAAACCCAACTGGCAACTCCTGCTAGACCTCCTGCAACCAACATTGTGTTGAGGCTTTCTTGGCCACTCTTTCTGCAGCCAGGGTGAAGCTGCTCCCTCATATACTCATATGTGTAGAAGTAGAAACCATGAGAAGGTGCATCCCTTAGCAAAGTTATGGTTAAACCTCGGTACATCCCCTTTATACCTTCTGTTTTGAATATGCTTTTGGCAACACTTACTGGTCCTTTGTAAGGATCTGACTGATGTAGTTTTGTGTAGCTATTGTTCTGCGATTGAAGGCGGATTTTTACTAGTTCTACTGGAGTGAGAATTAGGCTCTGGAAAGCACCACTACCAAATCCTCCTAGAACAACACCTTTGTAGGAAGGAGGATCTGTAGCTGAAACAGATGAGTCAAATGCTTGAGAGAGGACAGCATAGATCTGGAAAACCATGGCATTCTGCAATGTACAAACCCTCAACATGACTTGAGTAAGTGTAAAGAATTGTCATATCAGTTTTGCAAAACCAAAACCATT
The sequence above is drawn from the Castanea sativa cultivar Marrone di Chiusa Pesio chromosome 5, ASM4071231v1 genome and encodes:
- the LOC142633681 gene encoding mitochondrial arginine transporter BAC2-like; this encodes MNFWPEFLASSWGREFVAGGFGGIGGIITGYPLDTIRIWQQQSSKASSAFSILRNVVATEGPAALYKGMAAPLACVTFQNAMVFQIYAVLSQAFDSSVSATDPPSYKGVVLGGFGSGAFQSLILTPVELVKIRLQSQNNSYTKLHQSDPYKGPVSVAKSIFKTEGIKGMYRGLTITLLRDAPSHGFYFYTYEYMREQLHPGCRKSGQESLNTMLVAGGLAGVASWVSCYPLDVVKTRLQAQSLSSPQKYTGIVDCFGRIVKDEGYHMLWRGLGTTIARAFVVNGAIFSSYEIALRCLMTFNNRSIQK